One Pseudomonas entomophila genomic window carries:
- a CDS encoding symmetrical bis(5'-nucleosyl)-tetraphosphatase encodes MATYAVGDLQGCLQPLKCLLERVRFNPAVDRLWLVGDLVNRGPESLETLRYLYSIRDSLVCVLGNHDLHLLAAWHNVERLKKSDTLREIIEAPDADQLFDWLRRQKLLHYDEPRGIAMVHAGIPPQWTLGKALELAAEVEEVLRDDGRLKLYLDGMYGNEPNKWSKDLTGVERLRVITNYFTRMRFCTATGKLDLKSKEGLDSAPKGYKPWFDHPDRRSRHVKIIFGHWAALEGRVDVPGVIALDTGCVWGGAMTLYNVDSGEHHRCDCTREGTPRPPVPNNDHP; translated from the coding sequence ATGGCCACCTACGCGGTCGGCGACCTGCAAGGCTGCCTGCAACCACTCAAGTGCCTGCTCGAACGCGTGCGCTTCAACCCTGCGGTCGACCGCCTGTGGCTGGTGGGCGACCTGGTCAACCGCGGCCCGGAGTCGCTCGAGACCCTGCGCTACCTCTATTCGATCCGTGATTCGCTGGTCTGCGTGCTGGGCAACCACGACCTGCACCTGCTGGCTGCCTGGCACAACGTCGAACGGCTGAAGAAAAGCGACACCCTGCGCGAAATCATCGAAGCCCCGGACGCCGACCAGCTGTTCGACTGGCTGCGCCGGCAGAAGCTGCTGCACTACGACGAGCCACGCGGCATTGCCATGGTCCATGCCGGCATCCCACCGCAGTGGACGCTGGGCAAGGCACTGGAACTGGCCGCCGAAGTCGAGGAAGTGCTGCGTGACGATGGCCGCCTCAAGCTGTACCTGGACGGCATGTACGGCAACGAACCGAACAAGTGGAGCAAGGACCTGACGGGTGTCGAACGCCTGCGGGTGATCACCAACTACTTCACCCGCATGCGCTTCTGCACCGCCACCGGCAAGCTCGACCTCAAGAGCAAGGAAGGGCTGGACAGCGCCCCCAAGGGCTACAAGCCCTGGTTCGACCACCCGGACCGCCGCTCGCGGCACGTGAAGATCATCTTCGGCCATTGGGCCGCCCTCGAAGGCCGTGTCGACGTACCGGGCGTGATCGCCTTGGACACCGGTTGCGTCTGGGGCGGCGCGATGACCCTGTACAACGTCGACAGCGGCGAGCACCACCGCTGCGATTGCACCCGCGAGGGTACCCCTCGCCCACCAGTACCCAACAACGATCACCCCTGA
- the folK gene encoding 2-amino-4-hydroxy-6-hydroxymethyldihydropteridine diphosphokinase has translation MSLSTVYLGVGSNIDRERHLCAGLDALAGILSDMHCSAVFESQAVGIKSGPFYNLVVRGQTDLPLLELDRRLKFIEADNGRYAPDRKGLPLDIDVLMYDDLHGTFNGLVLPRAEILKNAFVLWPLSLLAPELVHPGAGKPMGQLWHEASIEQVLAPVPFEWRGLQLTRI, from the coding sequence ATGTCTCTGAGCACGGTTTACCTGGGGGTGGGCAGTAACATCGACCGCGAACGGCATTTGTGCGCGGGGCTCGATGCGCTGGCGGGCATTCTCAGTGACATGCACTGTTCAGCGGTGTTCGAAAGCCAGGCCGTGGGCATCAAGAGCGGGCCCTTCTACAACCTGGTGGTGCGTGGACAGACCGATCTGCCGCTGCTGGAGCTCGATCGTCGTCTCAAGTTCATCGAAGCGGACAATGGCCGCTATGCGCCGGACCGCAAGGGCCTGCCGCTGGATATCGATGTGTTGATGTACGACGACCTGCATGGCACGTTCAATGGGCTTGTGCTGCCTCGTGCGGAGATCCTGAAGAACGCCTTTGTGCTGTGGCCACTGTCGCTGTTGGCGCCGGAGCTGGTGCACCCGGGCGCGGGCAAGCCAATGGGGCAGTTGTGGCATGAGGCGAGCATCGAGCAGGTACTGGCACCGGTGCCGTTCGAATGGCGGGGTTTGCAGCTGACCCGGATCTGA
- the rpsU gene encoding 30S ribosomal protein S21 — MPAVKVKENEPFDVALRRFKRSCEKAGVLAEVRSREFYEKPTAERKRKAAAAVKRHAKKVQREQRRAVRLY; from the coding sequence ATGCCAGCCGTCAAAGTTAAAGAGAACGAACCCTTCGACGTAGCTCTGCGTCGTTTCAAGCGCTCCTGCGAAAAAGCCGGAGTACTGGCTGAAGTTCGTAGCCGCGAGTTTTACGAGAAGCCGACCGCCGAGCGTAAGCGCAAAGCCGCTGCCGCTGTTAAGCGTCACGCCAAGAAGGTTCAGCGCGAACAGCGCCGCGCCGTTCGTCTGTACTAA
- the plsY gene encoding glycerol-3-phosphate 1-O-acyltransferase PlsY: protein MFWSLALLAYLLGSLSFAILLSRLTGSPDPRSSGSGNAGATNMLRLAGRKLAILTLLGDLCKGMLPVLLARQVGLDPQEQAWVGICAVLGHLFPVYFRFQGGKGVATAAGMLMALYFPAALLAIGAWLLTFYLTRTSSLAALIATPLTLPLLAWREPEALLPMTVLTLMIVWRHRSNLRDLFAGRERHF from the coding sequence ATGTTTTGGTCACTGGCGCTGCTTGCCTACCTGCTCGGCTCTCTGTCCTTCGCCATCCTCCTGAGCCGCCTCACGGGCAGCCCGGACCCGCGTTCCAGTGGCTCGGGCAACGCCGGCGCAACCAACATGCTACGCCTGGCAGGGCGCAAGCTGGCGATCCTGACGCTGCTGGGCGACCTGTGCAAGGGCATGTTGCCCGTGCTGTTGGCACGCCAGGTCGGCCTCGACCCGCAGGAGCAGGCCTGGGTCGGCATCTGCGCGGTACTCGGCCATCTGTTCCCGGTCTACTTCCGCTTCCAGGGCGGCAAGGGCGTCGCCACGGCAGCCGGCATGCTGATGGCCCTGTACTTCCCGGCCGCGTTACTGGCCATCGGCGCCTGGCTGCTGACCTTCTACCTGACCCGCACCAGCTCGCTGGCCGCCCTCATCGCCACGCCGCTCACCCTGCCATTGCTGGCCTGGCGCGAGCCCGAGGCCTTGCTGCCGATGACGGTGCTCACCCTGATGATCGTGTGGCGACACCGCAGCAACCTGCGCGACCTGTTCGCCGGGCGCGAACGCCACTTCTGA
- the glpE gene encoding thiosulfate sulfurtransferase GlpE, translated as MSEFKRISPEQALALRAEGAVVVDIRDPQAYAAGHITGATHLDNHSVADFIRNADLDAPTLVVCYHGNSSQSAAAYLVGQGFSNVYSIDGGFELWRNTYPGETAQGSAE; from the coding sequence ATGAGCGAATTCAAGCGTATCAGCCCCGAACAAGCCCTCGCCCTGCGTGCCGAAGGTGCGGTCGTGGTCGACATCCGCGACCCGCAGGCCTATGCCGCCGGGCACATCACCGGCGCCACTCATCTGGACAACCACTCGGTGGCCGATTTCATCCGCAACGCCGACCTCGATGCGCCTACACTGGTTGTCTGCTACCACGGCAATTCCAGCCAGAGCGCCGCCGCCTATCTAGTCGGCCAGGGCTTCTCCAACGTCTACAGCATCGATGGTGGCTTCGAGCTGTGGCGCAACACCTACCCGGGCGAGACTGCCCAGGGCAGTGCTGAATAA
- a CDS encoding multifunctional CCA addition/repair protein → MQIYKVGGAVRDRLLGRPVSDVDWLVVGATVEQMQAQGFRPVGADFPVFLHPKTGEEYALARTERKSGRGYGGFTFHASPDVTLEEDLIRRDLTINAMAEDEHGDLHDPYHGKKDLDQRILRHVSLAFAEDPLRVLRVARFAARYAPMGFRIADETLELMRQISASGELQALTAERSWKEIERALMEDEPQVFVEVLRACGALKELMPEVDALFHGEAGQGSHALDVLQQAAAHQQPLAVRWACLLLALEGKQIKAVNQRFKAPRECQELAILVGEFHEQGHRAMELPPEALLELLQKFDVYRRPQRFEEFIEACRMDALREARDYPQAEYLRGAATAAKEVDVKPLMESGLTGQALGVALKTERLSALRAYKVR, encoded by the coding sequence ATGCAGATCTACAAGGTTGGCGGCGCCGTGCGCGACCGCTTGCTCGGCCGCCCGGTCAGCGACGTCGATTGGCTGGTGGTCGGTGCCACGGTCGAACAGATGCAGGCCCAGGGCTTTCGCCCGGTGGGCGCCGATTTCCCGGTGTTCCTTCACCCCAAAACCGGTGAGGAATACGCCCTGGCCCGCACCGAGCGCAAGAGTGGGCGCGGTTATGGCGGGTTCACCTTCCATGCCAGCCCCGACGTGACCCTCGAAGAGGACCTGATACGCCGTGACCTGACCATCAATGCCATGGCCGAGGACGAGCACGGCGACCTGCACGACCCCTACCATGGCAAAAAGGACCTGGATCAGCGCATCCTGCGTCACGTTTCCCTCGCTTTCGCAGAAGATCCGCTACGCGTCTTGCGCGTGGCACGTTTCGCCGCCCGTTATGCGCCGATGGGGTTTCGCATAGCCGATGAAACACTGGAGCTGATGCGCCAGATCAGTGCTTCGGGCGAACTGCAGGCACTTACCGCGGAGCGAAGCTGGAAGGAAATCGAGCGCGCACTGATGGAGGACGAGCCCCAAGTGTTCGTCGAAGTGCTACGCGCCTGTGGCGCGCTCAAGGAACTGATGCCGGAAGTTGACGCCCTGTTCCACGGCGAGGCCGGCCAGGGCAGCCACGCACTCGATGTGTTGCAACAGGCCGCAGCGCACCAACAGCCCCTGGCGGTGCGCTGGGCCTGCCTTCTGCTTGCACTCGAAGGAAAGCAGATCAAGGCGGTCAACCAGCGCTTCAAGGCCCCCCGCGAGTGCCAGGAACTGGCGATACTGGTGGGTGAGTTCCATGAGCAAGGGCACCGCGCCATGGAACTGCCCCCCGAAGCGCTGCTGGAACTGCTGCAGAAATTTGACGTATACCGACGCCCGCAACGCTTCGAGGAGTTCATCGAGGCGTGCAGGATGGATGCCTTGCGGGAAGCCCGAGATTATCCACAGGCCGAGTACCTGCGAGGCGCGGCAACGGCAGCCAAAGAGGTGGATGTGAAGCCGTTGATGGAAAGTGGGTTGACGGGGCAGGCTCTGGGCGTGGCGCTCAAGACTGAGCGACTGAGCGCACTACGGGCGTACAAAGTGCGTTGA
- the tsaD gene encoding tRNA (adenosine(37)-N6)-threonylcarbamoyltransferase complex transferase subunit TsaD has protein sequence MLVLGLETSCDETGVALYDSERGLLADALFSQIDLHRVYGGVVPELASRDHVKRMLPLIRQVLQEAGCVATEIDAIAYTAGPGLVGALLVGASCAQALAFAWDIPAIGVHHMEGHLLAPMLEEQPPEFPFVALLVSGGHTQLVRVDGIGQYELLGESLDDAAGEAFDKTAKLIGLNYPGGPEIARLAEQGTPGRFVFPRPMTDRPGLQFSFSGLKTFALNTWQQCRDAGDDNEQTRCDVSLAFQQAVVETLTIKCKRALKQTGLKRLVIAGGVSANKALRASLEEMLASIKGNVYYARPRFCTDNGAMIAYAGCQRLLAGQQQDLAISVQARWPMEQLPPV, from the coding sequence ATGCTAGTACTGGGATTGGAAACATCCTGCGACGAAACTGGCGTCGCATTATACGACAGCGAACGCGGCCTGCTGGCCGACGCGCTGTTCAGCCAGATCGACCTGCACCGCGTCTATGGCGGTGTCGTCCCCGAGCTCGCATCGCGCGACCACGTCAAGCGCATGTTGCCGCTGATCCGCCAGGTGCTGCAAGAAGCCGGCTGCGTCGCCACCGAGATCGACGCCATCGCCTACACCGCGGGTCCTGGCCTGGTCGGCGCGCTGCTGGTGGGTGCGTCTTGCGCCCAGGCACTGGCGTTCGCCTGGGATATTCCGGCGATCGGTGTGCACCATATGGAAGGCCATCTGCTGGCGCCGATGCTCGAGGAGCAACCACCGGAATTTCCGTTCGTCGCTTTGTTAGTCTCGGGTGGCCACACGCAGTTGGTTCGGGTAGATGGGATCGGCCAATACGAGCTGCTGGGCGAGAGCCTGGATGACGCCGCTGGCGAGGCCTTCGACAAGACCGCCAAGCTGATCGGCCTCAACTACCCGGGTGGCCCGGAGATCGCGCGCCTGGCCGAGCAGGGCACGCCGGGGCGTTTCGTATTCCCACGGCCGATGACCGATCGGCCTGGCCTGCAATTCAGCTTCAGTGGCCTGAAGACCTTCGCCCTGAACACCTGGCAGCAATGCCGTGATGCCGGGGACGACAACGAGCAAACCCGTTGCGACGTGTCGCTGGCGTTCCAGCAGGCGGTGGTGGAGACTCTGACCATCAAGTGCAAGCGCGCCCTCAAGCAGACCGGCCTCAAGCGCCTGGTCATCGCAGGTGGCGTAAGTGCCAACAAGGCCCTGCGCGCATCCCTCGAGGAGATGCTGGCCAGCATCAAGGGCAACGTCTATTACGCGCGCCCGCGCTTCTGTACCGACAATGGCGCGATGATCGCCTACGCGGGCTGCCAGCGTCTTCTGGCCGGCCAGCAGCAGGACCTGGCGATCAGCGTCCAGGCACGCTGGCCGATGGAACAGTTGCCTCCCGTGTGA
- a CDS encoding SpoVR family protein, with protein MSAREQRRQPISVGSEWTFELIQTYDREISRLAARYALDTYPNQIEVITAEQMMDAYASVGMPLGYHHWSYGKQFLSTEKSYSRGQMGLAYEIVINSDPCIAYLMEENTMCMQALVIAHACYGHNSFFKGNYLFRTWTDASSIIDYLVFAKQYIAQCEERHGIDAVEDLIDSCHALMNYGVDRYKRPYPISAEEERRRQKEREEHLQRQINDLWRTIPKGADKGSEKDDARFPAEPQENILYFIEKHAPLLEPWQREVVRIVRKIAQYFYPQRQTQVMNEGWATFWHYTLMNDLYDEGLITEGFMMEFLQSHTSVVFQPGFDSPYYSGINPYALGFAMYTDIRRMCEHPTEEDRRWFPEIAGSDWLSTIKFAMSSFKDESFILQYLSPKVIRDLKLFSILDDDQRDDLLVPAIHDEDGYRTIREQLAAQYNLGNREPNVQIWSIDRRGDRSLTLRHQQHNRKPLGDSTDEVLKHLHRLWGFDIHLETVQGDQVMKTHHMPPRSEHGEAGEYGRMDLAVVHHL; from the coding sequence ATGAGCGCCAGAGAACAGAGACGCCAACCCATTTCCGTCGGTTCGGAGTGGACGTTCGAACTGATCCAGACCTACGACCGCGAGATCAGCCGCCTGGCCGCGCGCTATGCGCTGGACACCTACCCGAACCAGATCGAAGTCATCACCGCCGAGCAGATGATGGATGCCTATGCCTCCGTGGGCATGCCCCTGGGGTATCACCACTGGTCGTATGGCAAGCAGTTCCTCAGCACCGAGAAGTCCTACAGCCGCGGGCAGATGGGCCTGGCCTACGAGATCGTGATCAATTCCGACCCGTGCATCGCCTACCTGATGGAAGAGAACACCATGTGCATGCAGGCACTGGTGATCGCCCATGCCTGCTATGGCCACAACAGCTTCTTCAAGGGCAACTACCTGTTCCGCACCTGGACCGACGCCAGTTCGATCATCGATTACCTGGTGTTCGCCAAGCAGTACATCGCCCAATGCGAGGAGCGCCACGGTATCGACGCCGTGGAAGACCTGATCGACTCCTGTCACGCCCTGATGAATTACGGCGTGGACCGCTACAAGCGCCCCTACCCCATCTCTGCGGAAGAGGAGCGCCGCCGCCAGAAAGAACGCGAGGAGCACCTGCAACGGCAGATCAACGATCTTTGGCGCACCATCCCCAAAGGCGCGGACAAAGGCAGCGAAAAGGATGACGCGCGCTTCCCGGCCGAGCCGCAGGAAAACATCCTTTACTTCATCGAGAAACACGCCCCGCTGCTCGAACCCTGGCAGCGTGAAGTCGTGCGCATCGTGCGCAAGATCGCCCAGTATTTCTACCCGCAGCGCCAGACCCAGGTGATGAACGAAGGCTGGGCGACCTTCTGGCACTACACACTGATGAACGACCTCTACGACGAGGGGTTGATCACCGAAGGCTTCATGATGGAGTTCCTTCAGTCGCATACCAGCGTGGTGTTCCAACCCGGCTTCGACAGCCCGTACTACAGCGGCATCAACCCTTATGCCCTGGGCTTTGCGATGTATACCGACATCCGTCGCATGTGCGAACACCCAACTGAAGAGGACCGCCGCTGGTTCCCGGAGATCGCCGGCAGTGACTGGCTGTCCACCATCAAGTTCGCCATGAGCAGCTTCAAGGACGAGAGTTTCATCCTGCAGTACCTCTCACCGAAGGTGATCCGCGACCTCAAGTTGTTCAGCATCCTCGACGACGACCAGCGCGACGACCTGCTGGTACCGGCGATCCACGACGAAGACGGCTACCGGACCATCCGCGAGCAACTGGCCGCCCAGTACAACCTGGGCAACCGCGAGCCCAACGTGCAGATCTGGAGCATCGACCGTCGTGGCGATCGCTCCCTGACCCTGCGCCACCAGCAACACAACCGCAAACCACTGGGCGACTCCACCGACGAAGTGCTCAAGCACCTGCACCGCCTGTGGGGCTTCGACATCCACCTGGAAACCGTACAAGGCGACCAGGTCATGAAGACCCACCACATGCCGCCCCGCAGCGAGCATGGCGAGGCCGGTGAATACGGGCGCATGGACCTGGCCGTGGTTCATCACCTCTGA
- a CDS encoding PrkA family serine protein kinase, giving the protein MSIFSHFQQRFESTRQEELTLQEYLELCKKDRSAYASAAERLLMAIGEPELIDTSSNSRLSRIFSNKVIRRYPTFADFHGMEECIDQIVSYFRHAAQGLEEKKQILYLLGPVGGGKSSLAEKLKQLMERVPFYAIKGSPVFESPLGLFNATEDGAILEEDFGIPRRYLNTIMSPWATKRLAEFGGDISQFKVVKLYPSILNQIAIAKTEPGDENNQDISALVGKVDIRKLEEFPQNDADAYSYSGALCRANQGLMEFVEMFKAPIKVLHPLLTATQEGNYNSTEGLGAIPYTGILLAHSNESEWHTFRNNKNNEAFIDRIYIVKVPYCLRVSDEIKIYDKLLVNSSLAKAHCAPDTLKMLAQFTVLSRLKEPENSNIYSKMRVYDGENLKDTDPKAKSIQEYRDSAGVDEGMNGLSTRFAFKILSKVFNFDPHEIAANPVHLLYVLEQQIEQEQFPAEVRERYLRYLKEYLAPRYIEFIGKEIQTAYLESYSEYGQNIFDRYVLYADFWIQDQEYRDPETGEILNRIALNEELEKIEKPAGISNPKDFRNEIVNFVLRARANNNGKNPSWLSYEKLRVVIEKKMFSNTEDLLPVISFNAKASKEDQQKHNDFVTRMVERGYTDKQVRLLSEWYLRVRKSQ; this is encoded by the coding sequence ATGAGCATTTTTAGCCACTTCCAACAACGTTTCGAGTCCACCCGGCAGGAAGAACTCACCCTGCAGGAGTACCTCGAACTGTGCAAGAAAGATCGCAGTGCCTATGCCTCGGCGGCCGAGCGGCTGTTGATGGCCATCGGTGAACCCGAGCTGATCGACACCTCCAGCAACTCCAGGCTGTCGCGGATCTTCTCCAACAAGGTGATCCGTCGATATCCAACCTTTGCCGACTTCCACGGGATGGAAGAATGCATCGACCAGATCGTCTCCTACTTCCGTCATGCCGCCCAGGGCCTGGAAGAAAAGAAACAGATCCTCTATCTGCTGGGCCCGGTAGGCGGCGGTAAATCGTCGCTTGCCGAAAAGCTCAAGCAGTTGATGGAAAGAGTACCGTTCTACGCCATCAAGGGATCGCCGGTGTTCGAATCGCCCCTGGGGCTGTTCAACGCCACTGAGGACGGCGCCATTCTGGAAGAGGACTTCGGGATACCGCGACGCTATCTGAACACCATCATGTCGCCCTGGGCCACCAAACGCCTGGCGGAGTTTGGCGGTGATATCAGCCAGTTCAAGGTGGTCAAGCTCTACCCCTCGATCCTCAACCAGATCGCCATCGCCAAGACCGAACCGGGCGACGAGAACAACCAGGATATCTCGGCCCTGGTGGGCAAGGTGGATATCCGCAAGCTCGAAGAGTTTCCACAGAACGATGCCGACGCCTACAGCTATTCGGGCGCGCTGTGCCGGGCCAACCAGGGCCTGATGGAATTCGTCGAGATGTTCAAGGCACCGATCAAGGTCCTGCACCCGTTGCTCACTGCCACGCAGGAGGGCAACTACAACAGCACCGAAGGCCTGGGCGCCATCCCTTATACCGGCATCCTGCTGGCCCACTCCAACGAGTCGGAGTGGCACACGTTCCGCAACAACAAGAACAACGAAGCGTTCATCGACCGGATCTACATCGTCAAGGTCCCGTATTGCCTGCGGGTCAGCGACGAAATCAAGATCTACGACAAGCTGCTGGTCAACAGTTCGCTGGCCAAGGCCCACTGCGCGCCCGACACCCTCAAGATGCTGGCCCAGTTCACCGTGCTCTCGCGCCTGAAAGAGCCGGAAAACTCCAACATCTACTCGAAAATGCGTGTCTACGATGGCGAGAACCTGAAAGACACCGACCCCAAGGCCAAGTCGATCCAGGAATACCGCGACTCAGCCGGTGTCGACGAGGGCATGAATGGCCTGTCGACGCGTTTTGCGTTCAAGATCCTGTCCAAGGTGTTCAACTTCGATCCGCACGAAATTGCGGCCAACCCGGTGCACCTGCTCTATGTGCTGGAACAGCAGATCGAGCAGGAGCAGTTCCCGGCCGAGGTGCGCGAACGCTACCTGCGTTACCTGAAAGAGTACCTGGCACCGCGCTACATCGAGTTCATCGGCAAGGAGATCCAGACCGCCTATCTCGAATCGTACAGCGAGTACGGCCAGAACATCTTCGACCGCTACGTGTTGTACGCCGACTTCTGGATCCAGGACCAGGAATACCGCGATCCGGAAACCGGCGAAATCCTCAACCGCATCGCCCTCAACGAAGAGCTGGAGAAGATCGAGAAGCCGGCCGGCATCAGCAATCCGAAGGACTTCCGCAACGAGATCGTCAACTTCGTGTTGCGCGCCCGGGCCAACAACAATGGCAAGAACCCCAGCTGGCTCAGCTACGAGAAGCTGCGGGTGGTGATCGAGAAAAAAATGTTCTCCAACACCGAGGATCTGCTGCCCGTCATCAGCTTCAACGCCAAGGCCAGCAAAGAGGATCAACAGAAGCACAACGACTTCGTCACCCGGATGGTGGAGCGTGGCTACACCGACAAACAGGTGCGCCTGCTGTCGGAATGGTACCTGCGGGTCAGGAAATCGCAGTAA
- a CDS encoding YeaH/YhbH family protein translates to MSYVIDRRLNGKNKSTVNRQRFLRRYREHIKKAVEEAVSRRSIMDMEHGEQISIPGRDIDEPVLHHGRGGKQTIVHPGNKEFTAGEHIARPQGGGGGGGRGKAGNSGEGMDDFVFQITQEEFLEFMFEDLELPNLVKRHLTGTDTFKTVRAGIANEGNPSRINIVRTLRSAHARRIALTGSSRALLREAQKELDRLKVEEPDNFTDIQETEIEIERLKARINRLPFLDTFDLKYNLLIKQPNPSSKAVMFCLMDVSGSMTQATKDIAKRFFILLYLFLKRNYDRIEVVFIRHHTSAREVDEEEFFYSRETGGTIVSSALKMMQEIMAERYPASDWNIYAAQASDGDNWNDDSPICRDILANQIMPHVQYYTYVEITPREHQALWYEYERIGEAYPDTFAQQQLVSAGDIYPVFRELFQRRLAT, encoded by the coding sequence ATGAGCTACGTAATCGACCGACGCCTGAACGGCAAGAACAAGAGCACGGTCAACCGCCAGCGTTTTCTGCGGCGGTACCGTGAACACATCAAGAAAGCCGTCGAAGAGGCCGTGAGCCGCCGCTCCATCATGGACATGGAGCATGGCGAACAGATCAGCATCCCGGGTCGCGATATCGATGAGCCGGTGCTGCACCACGGTCGTGGCGGCAAACAGACCATCGTCCACCCCGGCAACAAGGAATTCACCGCCGGCGAACACATTGCCCGCCCCCAGGGTGGCGGCGGCGGTGGCGGGCGCGGCAAGGCTGGCAACTCCGGCGAGGGCATGGACGACTTCGTCTTCCAGATCACCCAGGAGGAATTCCTCGAGTTCATGTTCGAGGACCTCGAACTGCCCAACCTGGTCAAGCGCCACCTGACCGGTACCGACACCTTCAAGACCGTACGCGCCGGTATCGCCAATGAAGGCAACCCCTCGCGCATCAACATCGTGCGCACGCTGCGCTCGGCCCATGCCCGGCGCATCGCGCTGACCGGCAGCAGCCGCGCCCTGTTGCGGGAAGCGCAAAAGGAGCTGGACCGGCTGAAAGTCGAAGAGCCGGACAACTTCACCGACATCCAGGAAACCGAGATCGAGATCGAACGCCTCAAGGCGCGCATCAACCGCCTGCCGTTCCTCGACACCTTCGACCTCAAGTACAACCTGCTGATCAAGCAACCCAACCCCAGCTCCAAGGCGGTGATGTTCTGCCTGATGGATGTTTCCGGCTCCATGACCCAGGCCACCAAGGACATCGCCAAGCGCTTCTTCATCCTGCTGTACCTGTTCCTCAAGCGGAACTATGACCGCATCGAGGTGGTGTTCATCCGTCACCACACCAGTGCCCGCGAAGTGGACGAAGAAGAATTCTTCTACTCCCGCGAGACCGGCGGCACCATCGTTTCCAGCGCGCTGAAAATGATGCAGGAGATCATGGCCGAACGTTACCCGGCCAGTGACTGGAACATCTATGCCGCCCAGGCCTCGGATGGCGACAACTGGAATGACGACTCGCCGATCTGCCGCGACATCCTCGCCAACCAGATCATGCCGCACGTGCAGTACTACACTTATGTCGAGATCACTCCACGCGAACACCAGGCGCTGTGGTACGAGTACGAACGCATAGGCGAAGCCTATCCGGACACCTTCGCCCAGCAGCAGTTGGTATCGGCCGGCGATATCTACCCGGTCTTCCGTGAACTCTTCCAGCGCAGGTTAGCCACATGA
- the folB gene encoding dihydroneopterin aldolase, with the protein MDRVFIEGLEVDTVIGAYDWERDIRQCLRLDLSFAWDNRPAAAGDDLSLALDYASVSARIQAFAEQARFELVETFAERLVAVLMGEFNIPWVRLKLTKPGAVPAARGGVGVEIERGCL; encoded by the coding sequence TTGGACAGAGTGTTCATCGAAGGCCTGGAAGTCGATACCGTCATTGGTGCCTATGACTGGGAGCGGGATATTCGCCAGTGCCTGCGCCTGGACCTGAGTTTCGCCTGGGATAACCGCCCGGCCGCCGCAGGTGACGACCTTTCACTGGCACTCGACTACGCCAGCGTTTCGGCGCGCATCCAGGCCTTTGCCGAGCAGGCGCGCTTCGAACTGGTCGAGACCTTCGCCGAGCGCCTGGTGGCGGTGCTGATGGGCGAGTTCAACATCCCTTGGGTGCGCCTGAAGCTGACCAAGCCAGGCGCGGTGCCCGCGGCCCGTGGCGGCGTTGGCGTGGAGATCGAGCGCGGATGTCTCTGA
- the apaG gene encoding Co2+/Mg2+ efflux protein ApaG yields MSDPRYQIDVSVVTRYLKDQSDPENDRFAFAYTITVQNNGTVKAKLMSRHWLITNGNGEVEEVRGAGVIGQQPLIEPGQSHTYSSGAVISTRVGTMQGSYQMFAEDGKRFDATIAPFRLAVPGALH; encoded by the coding sequence ATGTCCGACCCCCGCTACCAGATCGACGTCAGCGTCGTGACCCGCTACCTCAAAGATCAATCCGACCCTGAGAACGACCGTTTCGCCTTCGCCTATACCATCACCGTGCAGAACAACGGCACGGTGAAAGCCAAGCTGATGTCCCGGCACTGGCTGATCACCAACGGCAATGGCGAAGTCGAGGAAGTCCGCGGCGCGGGCGTGATCGGCCAGCAACCGCTGATCGAACCCGGCCAGAGCCACACCTACAGCAGCGGCGCGGTGATCAGCACCCGCGTCGGCACCATGCAGGGCAGCTACCAGATGTTCGCCGAGGACGGTAAGCGCTTCGACGCCACGATTGCGCCGTTCCGCCTGGCCGTACCCGGGGCGCTGCACTGA